In Solea senegalensis isolate Sse05_10M linkage group LG18, IFAPA_SoseM_1, whole genome shotgun sequence, a single window of DNA contains:
- the ccdc78 gene encoding coiled-coil domain-containing protein 78: MDSQSHQPTSDELQTRLQALKEENLQLYDRNERLFAKVGYLEGRLGHLASSNTDLSCRLVHSQEDKLKISKELVDEKIQSNKMREHFEQETFELKNKVLNQDSVITELEMERDKLSQELQSAHARLKVGEKSGQDLTEEYATLRKSYQVLAQAHNKELSQSEQLGAELLALARAQDALRRQLKEQQRSVDTTTEGLHGELERVRALISGMSRNRVKPDDLAALDKEQKTLLGNQDENKEMLEKMRRVHQEQQKKLEEKVAAVGKEHQASRIVIRQSQQKLSEQKSALMFSQSQVKEVEDENSKLQLQVKELNQEYRARLVCYIQDLALYIDGLGDGQTPGGAKMRESVENMLRDVRSSYRVREEQLVSAARSYKKRLQKITTTHQAVLMAYRVQREQILSRADSSFDPGPPEASFNPELIELRDETERELHQLREDKARLEVQLQAAREQVAAVKLPVPNISCHEAAAKLEQMSEESWSNIRTQLKEITASTLVKSEKERALLLTRAAVAEAQVSELQDYIDNHLGRYKQEIAHLHRRHGKKEAGRCCQSANSALHE, encoded by the exons ATGGACTCTCAGAGTCACCAGCCAACTTCAGATGAACTTCAGACACGACTTCAAGCTctcaaagaagaaaat CTTCAACTGTATGACAGAAATGAACGCCTCTTTGCCAAAGTGGGCTACCTGGAGGGCAGACTGGGCCACCTGGCCAGCTCTAACACAGACCTGTCCTGCAGGCTGGTCCACAGCCAAGAGGACAAACTCAAG ATATCGAAGGAGCTTGTGGACGAGAAAATCCAAAGCAACAAGATGAGAGAGCACTTTGAACAAGAGACCTTTGAGCTGAAAAACAAG GTATTGAACCAAGACAGCGTGATAACAGAGCTGGAAATGGAGCGAGACAAATTATCTCAGGAGCTTCAGTCGGCTCACGCTCGTCTGAAGGTGGGAGAGAAGAGCGGTCAGGACCTGACAGAGGAGTACGCCACTCTGAGGAAGAGCTACCAGGTTCTGGCCCAGGCCCACAATAAAGAGCTGAGCCAGAGTGAACAACTGGGCGCTGAGCTGCTGGCACTGGCCCGGGCCCAGGACGCCCTCCGCAGGCAGCTGAAGGAACAGCAGCGGAGTGTCGACACCACCACTGAGGGCCTTCATGGAGAGCTGGAGAGGGTCCGAGCACTGATTAGTGGCATGTCCCGGAACAGGGTCAAG CCTGATGATTTGGCAGCTTTGGACAAGGAGCAAAAAACT CTTCTCGGAAACCAAGATGAGAACAAGGAAATGCTGGAGAAAATGAGGCGTGTTCACcaggagcagcagaagaagctggaggagaaagt GGCGGCGGTGGGTAAAGAGCACCAGGCGAGCAGGATCGTGATCCGTCAGAGCCAACAGAAACTCTCTGAGCAGAAATCA GCCCTGATGTTCTCTCAGAGCCAAGTGAAGGAGGTGGAAGACGAGAACTCAAAGCTGCAGCTTCAAGTCAAAGAGCTAAACCAGGAGTATCGTGCACGACTGGTGTGCTACATCCAGGACTTAGCt CTGTACATCGATGGACTAGGAGACGGTCAAACCCCAGGAGGAGCTAAGATGAGGGAGTCTGTGGAAAACATGCTGCGAGACGTGCGTTCGTCTTACAGGGTCAGAGAGGAACAGCTGGTCTCTGCGGCTCGCTCCTATAAAAAGAGACTGCAGAAGATCACCACGACCCATCAGGCTGTGCTCATGGCATACAG GGTTCAGAGGGAGCAGATCTTGTCCAGAGCAGACAGCAGCTTTGACCCTGGACCTCCAGAGGCCTCTTTCAACCCGGAGCTCATTGAGCTGAGAGATGAAACTGAGAGGGAGCTTCATCAACTCCGTGAGGACAAGGCGAGGCTGGAGGTTCAGCTGCAGGCCGCCCGGGAGCag GTGGCCGCCGTAAAATTGCCTGTTCCTAATATCAGCTGTCATGA AGCGGCAGCAAAACTGGAGCAGATGAGTGAGGAGTCGTGGTCGAACATCAGGACGCAGCTGAAGGAGATCACAGCCTCGACACTA GTGAAGTCTGAGAAGGAGCGAGCGCTTCTCCTCACCAGGGCAGCGGTGGCGGAGGCGCAGGTGTCAGAGCTGCAGGACTACATTGACAACCACCTGGGCAG GTATAAACAAGAGATCGCACATCTCCACAGACGGCATGGGAAAAAGGAGGCAGGACGTTGTTGCCAAAGCGCTAATTCAGCTCTCCATGAATAG
- the tmem204 gene encoding transmembrane protein 204, producing the protein MAVQRLVVAAVVVALLSLVLNNVAAFTPSWVLQALEDGRKRSVGLWRMCPTGVERGRDDLQAGKRGQGTQRQCEGLGWGSEYAGYQESRSTVKLQFDMMRACNLMATVALTAGQLIFLLGLMELPFITQESQWWEEAIAALFQLASFVLVIGLVTFYRIGPYTHLSYSCYLDIAACLLATMAAAMLIWNILHRRDDCLAPRVIIISRSLASPFHPRLDNDYVESPC; encoded by the exons ATGGCCGTGCAGAGGTtggtggtggcggcggtggTAGTGGCCCTGCTGTCCCTGGTCCTGAATAACGTTGCCGCCTTCACCCCCAGCTGGGTCCTGCAAGCGCTGGAGGACGGACGCAAGCGGAGCGTGGGACTGTGGAGGATGTGCCCCACTGGGGTGGAGAGAGGCCGGGATGACCTTCAGGCTGGGAAGAGGGGGCAAGGGACACAGAGGCAGTGTGAAGGTCTGGGATGGGGCTCAGAGTACGCAGGGTACCAGGAGTCCCGCAGCACTGTCAAAT TGCAGTTCGACATGATGCGAGCCTGCAACCTGATGGCGACCGTGGCCCTGACTGCCGGTCAGCTGATCTTCCTCCTCGGCCTGATGGAGCTGCCGTTCATCACGCAGGAATCCCAGTGGTGGGAGGAAGCCATCGCTGCACTCTTCCAGTTAGCCA GTTTCGTGCTGGTGATCGGACTCGTGACCTTCTACAGGATCGGGCCCTACACGCACCTTTCCTACTCCTGCTACTTGGACATCGCCGCCTGCCTGCTGGCCACGATGGCCGCGGCCATGCTCATCTGGAACATTTTACACCGCCGCGACGACTGCCTCGCACCTcgagtcatcatcatcagccgcTCGCTGGCGTCGCCTTTCCACCCGCGGCTGGACAATGACTATGTGGAGTCGCCATGTTGA